The nucleotide sequence AGTCTTTTTTCAGTTAAATCCGTTTAGCGACGGAATAAATCTGCTTTGCAGATGAAATCACTTTGTGATGAAATCCGACTTTATCGGAATAAAAGACGGATTAAATTTTTTTTAAATCCGTCAGGTTTTGATTTCATCCAAACTTGTTTGGATTTCATCGTGCCTTGCACGATTTCGTTATGATATACCATTATATTTAAACTGTCACAAAAGTGACGGCTTTTTTAAGTTAATTTTATTTATTTTTTCTTATTTTAATCTATTGAAATTTTATCGTATTTATGTTATTATATATTATGATATATAATGCCATAAATATTTTTTAAAAATAAAAGGGGAAGAATTATGAACAAAAATCCAAAAGTTGCTCTTATAATGGGCAGTGATTCAGATTATGAAGTATTAAAACCCGCAATTTCTTTCTTAAAAGAAAACGGTGTTATGGTTGAGTGCAACGTGATGAGTGCTCACAGAACTCCTGATTTAGCAAAAGATTTTGCAAAGAATGCAGAAGATAACGGAATTGAGGTTATACTTGCAGCGGCTGGTATGGCAGCACATCTTCCGGGAGTGCTTGCTGCTTTTACAACCGTTCCTGTTATAGGTATTCCTGTTAAAGGGAAAGTTTTAGACGGTATGGATGCTCTTTACAGTATCGTTCAGATGCCGTCAGGAATTCCTGTTGCAACAGTTGGAATTGATAATTCGAAAAATGCGGCAATACTTGCAGTTCAGATTCTTTCTTTAAAATATCCTTATCTTAAAGAAAATTTAAGAAAATTCAAAGAAGATATGAAAAACGAAGTAATTATGAAGAACGAAAGATTACAGGAAAAAATCAAAGCAGAATGATGAAGGGATAATACGAATGAATACTTTTAATGCTAATGAATTTAATAAAATAAAAGAAGAATGCGGTGTTTTCGGTATATATTCAGGAGAAAAGGAACTTGATGTTGCCAGAATAACAAATTTTGCCCTTTTTGCTTTGCAACACAGAGGGCAGGATAGTTGTGGTATTGCAGTAAATGATAACGGAACAATAGTTTATCATAAAAATGTCGGAACAGTTCCTGAAGTTTTTGATGATGTTATTTTAAATCATCTGTCAGGTCAGATCGCAGTGGGGCACGTTAGAGCCGCTACTGCTGACAGTAATTCAAGAGAAAACGCACAACCGCTTGTAACAAAATATGTTAAGGGTACGTTAACACTTGCTCATAACGGGACACTTGTCAACGCCCGTTCTTTAAGAGAAGAATTAGAACAGTCGGGAGCACTTTTCCAAAGCACAACTGATACTGAAATTATCGCATATCTTATTGCAAAAGAAAGATTGTTTACTCATTCGGTAGAGGATGCAATAAAAAATATGCTTTCTAAAATTATAGGTGCATATGCCTTTGTTGTAATGTCTCCGTCAAAACTTATAGCGGTAAGAGACCCTCACGGTATGAAACCTCTGTGTCTTGGAAAATTGGGTAAATCTTATGTTGTAGCATCTGAAACAGTTGCATTTGATGCTATCGGTGCAGAATATGTAAGAGATGTCGAACCGGGCGAAATTGTTGTTATTACAAAAGACGGTGTTGATTCTATAAAACCTCTGAAAAAATGTGATACAAGCCTTTGTATATTTGAACATGTATATTTTGCAAGACCTGACAGTGTTATTGATGGTGCAAGTGTATATGCTTCAAGGAAAGAAGCGGGTAAATATCTTGCAAGGCAAAATCCTGTTGAAGCTGATGTCGTTATTGCTGCACCCGACTCGGGAATTTCTGCTGCAATCGGTTACTCTCAGGAATCGGGAATACCATACGAAGTAGGTCTTATGAAGAATAGATATATTGCAAGAACATTTATTCAGCCTACTCAGGCGATGAGAGAAAATGCAGTAAGAATAAAACTTAACGCCATAAAAGAAGTTGTATCAGGAAAGAGAGTTATTTTGATTGACGACTCAATCGTAAGAGGGACAACCTCTAAAAGAGTTGTTGCTCTACTAAGAGAAGCAGGAGCAAAAGAAGTTCATATGAGAATAAGTTCACCACCATTTTTGTATCCTTGCTATTTTGGAACAGATGTTGGTTCTCAGGATGTTCTTGTTGCGGTTGACAAAACTTATGAAGAGATAAACGAACTTATCGGTACTGATTCTTTAGACTACTTAAGTTTAGAAAATCTATTAAAAACTCCGATTGGTTCAAAATGTGGTTTCTGTACTGCTTGTTTTAATGGAAACTATCCTCTTGATATAAGCGAAGTGTCAAAAGAATCAGATTTTAAAGATGTTCATTTTATTAAAAAATTGCATATTGAAAAATAGAATTAAAGGAGATATATTATGAGTAATGCGTATAAAGATGCCGGTGTTGATGTAACAGCCGGTTACGAAGCGGTTAACCTTATGAAAAAGCACGTTAAGAAAACTTTTACTGAGGGTGTTATGACAGATCTTGGCGGTTTTGGCGGCCTTTTTGAAATTGGTACAGGTTATAAAAATCCTGTGTTGGTTTCAGGTACTGATGGTGTCGGAACTAAACTTAAAATTGCTTTCTTAACTGATAAGCATAACACAATCGGTCAGGATTGTGTTGCTATGTGTGCAAATGATATTGCATGTTCAGGTGCTAAGCCCTTGTTTTTCCTTGACTATCTTGCTGTAGGTAAAAACGTTCCTGAAAAAATTGCTGATATAGTTTCAGGCGTTGCAGACGGATGTGTACTTTCAGGCTGTGCATTAATAGGCGGAGAAACTGCTGAAATGCCCGGATTTTATGATGTAGACGAATATGACCTTGCAGGTTTTTGTGTAGGGATTGTTGATAAAGAAAATATAATTGACGGTAAAAATATTAAAGTTGGAGATACTTTGATTGGTGTTGCATCAAGCGGTGTTCATTCAAATGGTTATTCTTTGGTAAGAAAAGTATTTGATTTAAATTGTGAAGATTCTTTAGCGAAAGAAAAACTTTCAAAATATTATGATGAACTTGGAAAAACTCTTGGTGAAGAACTTATCACTCCAACTAAAATATATGTAAAAACAATTTTGGAACTTAATGAAAAAATTAAAATAAAAGGTATTTCTCATATAACAGGCGGAGGTTTTTACGAAAATATTCCAAGAATGTTAATGGACGGTCAGTCTGCTAAAGTTTATAAAGATTCTTTTGAAATTTTACCTATATTCAAACTTATGGCTGAAACTGGCAATATTCCTGAAAAGGATATGTTCAATACCTTTAATATGGGTATTGGATTAGTTATGGCAGTTGATAAAGAAGATGCAAAAAAAGCAGTTGAAATGCTAAATGCAATGGGCGAAAAAGCATACATATTAGGCGAAGTTATTCCTGGTAACAAGGAAGTGGAAATATGCTAAATATTGCAGTTTTAGTGTCTGGCTCAGGCAGTAATCTTCAGGCTATAATTGACGAAATGAAAAAAGGGGAAATCGATGGTAAAATTGTTACTGTTGTTTCAAATAAGCCTGACGTTTATGCACTAAAAAGAGCAGAGGAGAATAATATTCCATCAAAAGTTATTGTAAGTAAGGGAAATGAAAATTTTGAAAAAGAACTTTTATCCCACCTTAAAGAAAACAATGTTGACTTAATTGTACTTGCAGGCTTTTTATGTATATTAAAAGGGGATATTTTAAAAGAGTATTCCAATAAAATTATAAATGTTCATCCGTCACTTATTCCGTCTTTTTGCGGAGATGGTTTTTATGGGCTTAAAGTTCACGAAGCGGCTCTTAATTACGGTGTTAAAGTAACGGGTGCAACAGTTCATTTTGTGAATGAAATTACTGACGGCGGTAAAATAATAATTCAGAAAGCAGTTTATATTAAAG is from Oscillospiraceae bacterium and encodes:
- the purE gene encoding 5-(carboxyamino)imidazole ribonucleotide mutase; its protein translation is MNKNPKVALIMGSDSDYEVLKPAISFLKENGVMVECNVMSAHRTPDLAKDFAKNAEDNGIEVILAAAGMAAHLPGVLAAFTTVPVIGIPVKGKVLDGMDALYSIVQMPSGIPVATVGIDNSKNAAILAVQILSLKYPYLKENLRKFKEDMKNEVIMKNERLQEKIKAE
- a CDS encoding amidophosphoribosyltransferase; this translates as MNTFNANEFNKIKEECGVFGIYSGEKELDVARITNFALFALQHRGQDSCGIAVNDNGTIVYHKNVGTVPEVFDDVILNHLSGQIAVGHVRAATADSNSRENAQPLVTKYVKGTLTLAHNGTLVNARSLREELEQSGALFQSTTDTEIIAYLIAKERLFTHSVEDAIKNMLSKIIGAYAFVVMSPSKLIAVRDPHGMKPLCLGKLGKSYVVASETVAFDAIGAEYVRDVEPGEIVVITKDGVDSIKPLKKCDTSLCIFEHVYFARPDSVIDGASVYASRKEAGKYLARQNPVEADVVIAAPDSGISAAIGYSQESGIPYEVGLMKNRYIARTFIQPTQAMRENAVRIKLNAIKEVVSGKRVILIDDSIVRGTTSKRVVALLREAGAKEVHMRISSPPFLYPCYFGTDVGSQDVLVAVDKTYEEINELIGTDSLDYLSLENLLKTPIGSKCGFCTACFNGNYPLDISEVSKESDFKDVHFIKKLHIEK
- a CDS encoding phosphoribosylformylglycinamidine cyclo-ligase, translating into MSNAYKDAGVDVTAGYEAVNLMKKHVKKTFTEGVMTDLGGFGGLFEIGTGYKNPVLVSGTDGVGTKLKIAFLTDKHNTIGQDCVAMCANDIACSGAKPLFFLDYLAVGKNVPEKIADIVSGVADGCVLSGCALIGGETAEMPGFYDVDEYDLAGFCVGIVDKENIIDGKNIKVGDTLIGVASSGVHSNGYSLVRKVFDLNCEDSLAKEKLSKYYDELGKTLGEELITPTKIYVKTILELNEKIKIKGISHITGGGFYENIPRMLMDGQSAKVYKDSFEILPIFKLMAETGNIPEKDMFNTFNMGIGLVMAVDKEDAKKAVEMLNAMGEKAYILGEVIPGNKEVEIC
- a CDS encoding phosphoribosylglycinamide formyltransferase, whose protein sequence is MLNIAVLVSGSGSNLQAIIDEMKKGEIDGKIVTVVSNKPDVYALKRAEENNIPSKVIVSKGNENFEKELLSHLKENNVDLIVLAGFLCILKGDILKEYSNKIINVHPSLIPSFCGDGFYGLKVHEAALNYGVKVTGATVHFVNEITDGGKIIIQKAVYIKEGDTPEILQRRVMEEAEWKILPQAIKLICNGGL